A stretch of Mus caroli chromosome 5, CAROLI_EIJ_v1.1, whole genome shotgun sequence DNA encodes these proteins:
- the Brat1 gene encoding BRCA1-associated ATM activator 1 isoform X1 — MVHFALSGLIPLAEGCGGGIRTPRLTRSRGERTSYPDLGGTACLIMDPECSRLLPALCAVLADPRQLVADDTCLEKLLDWFKTVTEAESSLQVLQDHPCLMELLSHVLKPQDVSPRVLSFALRLVGVFAAQEDCFEYLQQGELLLGLFGESGAPSWAAWSIPSVRSGWIQGLCSLAHHPSALYFLADSGAVDTLFSLQGDPSLFVASAASQLLVHILALSMQGGAPGSPVPEAAAWPMCAQKIVNHVDESLHAKATPQVTQALNVLTTTFGRCHNPWTGVLWERLSPPVARLFERDPIPAVHALMDLLLRVARSPVLNFAACGLWEMLAQTLSRLSPTQAGPLALGTLKLQHCPQELRTQAFGVLLQPLACILKATTQAPGPPGLLDGTVGSLLTVDTLLSSKSACVGLLCQTLAHLEELQMLPQCPSPWPQVHLLQAAVTILHLCDGSADPSSSAGGRLCGTLGGCVRVQRAALDFLGTLSQGTSPLELVLEVFAVLLKTLESPESSPMVLKKAFQATLRWLQNPHKTPSSSDLSSDALLFLGELFPILQKRLCSPCWEVRDSTLEFLTHLIRHWGGQADFREALRSSEVPTLALQLLQDPESYVRASAVGAAGQLSSQGLQAAPASPESPQAQQGLLMDLMHILSADSEGFPRRAVLRVFTDWLRDGHTDVVRDTEWFVATVLQAVSRDLDWEVRVQGLELARVFLTQALGQPSLHCPYTVGLPRASSPRPHLEFLQTLCRLPLFEFAFCALLDCDRPVAQKACDLLLFLRDKTVLCSSPREAGDSPNSASVEAALQRWREGEQAQPLGDLDPEAMLAILRALDLEGLQGRLAKSSDHVEKSPQSLLQDMLATVGVLEENEADCY; from the exons ATGGTGCATTTTGCACTCTCGGGCCTAATTCCCTTAGCGGAGGGATGCGGGGGCGGGATTAGAACCCCCAGGCTAACTCGCAGTCGCGGAGAGCGCACCTCTTACCCGGATTTGGGAG GAACTGCCTGCCTGATCATGGACCCAGAATGCTCCAGGCTCCTCCCGGCTCTCTGTGCTGTTTTGGCAGATCCCAGACAGCTGGTGGCAGATGACACCTGCTTGGAGAAACTGCTGGACTGGTTTAAAAcagtgacagaggcag AGTCCAGCCTCCAGGTACTACAGGACCATCCCTGCTTAATGGAGCTCCTGTCCCATGTGCTGAAGCCACAGGACGTGAGCCCTAGGGTCCTCTCCTTTGCTCTGCGCCTTGTTGGGGTCTTCGCAGCCCAGGAAGACTGTTTCGAGTACCTTCAG CAGGGAGAGTTGTTGCTGGGGCTCTTTGGGGAGTCAGGTGCCCCCAGCTGGGCAGCCTGGAGCATCCCAAGTGTGCGCAGCGGCTGGATCCAGGGCCTGTGCTCCCTGGCACACCACCCCAGCGCCCTGTACTTCCTGGCTGACAGTG GTGCTGTGGACACGCTCTTCTCCTTGCAGGGAGACCCCAGCCTGTTCGTCGCCTCAGCAGCCAGCCAGCTCCTAGTACACATCCTAGCTCTGTCCATGCAAGGTGGAGCCCCAGGGTCCCCCGTCCCTGAAGCTGCTGCTTGGCCTATGTGTGCCCAGAAGATTGTGAACCATGTGGATGAGTCCCTGCATGCCAAAGCCACCCCCCAGGTCACACAGGCCTTGAATGTCCTGACTACGACCTTCGGGCGCTGCCATAACCCCTGGACAGGGGTCCTCTGGGAGCGGCTAAGTCCCCCTGTTGCCCGCCTGTTTGAGAGAGACCCCATTCCAGCCGTGCACGCGCTCATGGACCTTCTTCTTCGTGTGGCCAG gtCGCCTGTGTTGAATTTTGCAGCCTGTGGCCTGTGGGAGATGCTGGCCCAGACTCTGAGCCGCCTGAGTCCCACGCAAGCTGGGCCTCTAGCCCTGGGGACCCTGAAACTTCAGCACTG TCCCCAGGAACTGAGGACCCAGGCCTTTGGAGTCCTCCTACAGCCACTGGCCTGTATCCTGAAAGCTACCACTCAGGCCCCTGGACCTCCAG GCTTGCTGGACGGGACTGTGGGTAGCTTGCTGACTGTGGATACACTCTTGTCTTCAAAGTCAGCCTGTGTGGGACTCCTTTGCCAGACTCTGGCTCACCTGGAGGAGCTGCAGATGCTG CCCCAGTGCCCCTCACCCTGGCCACAGGTGCATCTGCTGCAAGCTGCTGTGACTATATTGCATCTCTGTGATGGCTCAGCGGACCCCAGCTCCAGTGCGGGAGGCCGTCTCTGTGGGACTCTGGGTGGCTGTGTTCGTGTCCAGCGAGCAGCCCTTGACTTCTTggggaccctgtctcaggggacaA GCCCCCTGGAGTTGGTTCTGGAGGTATTTGCTGTTCTCCTGAAGACCCTGGAGAGCCCGGAATCCAGCCCCATG GTCCTAAAGAAGGCCTTCCAGGCCACACTCAGATGgctccagaacccacacaagACCCCCAGCAGCTCTGATCTCAGCTCCGATGCCCTGCTGTTTCTCGGAG AGCTATTCCCCATACTACAGAAGCGCCTGTGCAGCCCATGTTGGGAGGTGAGGGACTCCACCTTGGAGTTCCTGACGCATCTGATCCGACACTGGGGAG ggcagGCTGACTTCAGAGAGGCACTGCGTTCCTCAGAAGTACCCACACTTGCCCTCCAGCTTCTCCAAGACCCAGAGAGTTACGTCCGAGCAAGTGCCGTGGGTGCCGCTGGACAGCTCTCCAGCCAGGGTCTGCAGGCCGCTCCCGCCAGCCCCGAGAGCCCGCAGGCCCAGCAG GGACTACTCATGGACCTTATGCATATCCTGTCCGCTGACTCAGAGGGCTTCCCTCGAAGGGCTGTGTTACGGGTCTTCACGGACTGGCTGAGGGATGGCCACACTGACGTGGTTCGAGACACGGAGTGGTTCGTGGCCACTGTTCTCCAGGCAGTGAGCCGGGATCTGGACTGGGAGGTCCGAGTGCAGGGTTTGGAGCTGGCACGGGTGTTCCTCACCCAGGCACTGGGCCAGCCCAGCCTCCACTGTCCCTATACAGTGGGCCTGCCCAGGGCCTCCTCTCCCCGCCCACACCTGGAATTCTTGCAGACTCTCTGCCGTCTGCCCCTCTTTGAGTTTGCCTTTTGTGCCTTGCTTGACTGTGACCGACCGGTGGCCCAAAAGGCCTGTGACCTGCTCCTCTTCTTGAGGGACAAGACAGTTCTCTGCAGTagccctcgggaggcaggggACAGCCCCAACTCAGCCTCAGTGGAGGCTGCCCTGCAGAGGTGGCGGGAAGGAGAGCAGGCCCAGCCCCTAGGGGACCTGGATCCTGAGGCCATGCTAGCCATCCTCAGGGCCTTAGACCTGGAGGGCCTGCAGGGCAGGCTGGCCAAGAGCAGCGACCATGTGGAGAAGAGTCCACAGTCCCTGCTGCAGGACATGCTGGCCACGGTGGGTGTGTTGGAGGAGAACGAAGCTGACTGCTACTAA
- the Brat1 gene encoding BRCA1-associated ATM activator 1 isoform X2, giving the protein MDPECSRLLPALCAVLADPRQLVADDTCLEKLLDWFKTVTEAESSLQVLQDHPCLMELLSHVLKPQDVSPRVLSFALRLVGVFAAQEDCFEYLQQGELLLGLFGESGAPSWAAWSIPSVRSGWIQGLCSLAHHPSALYFLADSGAVDTLFSLQGDPSLFVASAASQLLVHILALSMQGGAPGSPVPEAAAWPMCAQKIVNHVDESLHAKATPQVTQALNVLTTTFGRCHNPWTGVLWERLSPPVARLFERDPIPAVHALMDLLLRVARSPVLNFAACGLWEMLAQTLSRLSPTQAGPLALGTLKLQHCPQELRTQAFGVLLQPLACILKATTQAPGPPGLLDGTVGSLLTVDTLLSSKSACVGLLCQTLAHLEELQMLPQCPSPWPQVHLLQAAVTILHLCDGSADPSSSAGGRLCGTLGGCVRVQRAALDFLGTLSQGTSPLELVLEVFAVLLKTLESPESSPMVLKKAFQATLRWLQNPHKTPSSSDLSSDALLFLGELFPILQKRLCSPCWEVRDSTLEFLTHLIRHWGGQADFREALRSSEVPTLALQLLQDPESYVRASAVGAAGQLSSQGLQAAPASPESPQAQQGLLMDLMHILSADSEGFPRRAVLRVFTDWLRDGHTDVVRDTEWFVATVLQAVSRDLDWEVRVQGLELARVFLTQALGQPSLHCPYTVGLPRASSPRPHLEFLQTLCRLPLFEFAFCALLDCDRPVAQKACDLLLFLRDKTVLCSSPREAGDSPNSASVEAALQRWREGEQAQPLGDLDPEAMLAILRALDLEGLQGRLAKSSDHVEKSPQSLLQDMLATVGVLEENEADCY; this is encoded by the exons ATGGACCCAGAATGCTCCAGGCTCCTCCCGGCTCTCTGTGCTGTTTTGGCAGATCCCAGACAGCTGGTGGCAGATGACACCTGCTTGGAGAAACTGCTGGACTGGTTTAAAAcagtgacagaggcag AGTCCAGCCTCCAGGTACTACAGGACCATCCCTGCTTAATGGAGCTCCTGTCCCATGTGCTGAAGCCACAGGACGTGAGCCCTAGGGTCCTCTCCTTTGCTCTGCGCCTTGTTGGGGTCTTCGCAGCCCAGGAAGACTGTTTCGAGTACCTTCAG CAGGGAGAGTTGTTGCTGGGGCTCTTTGGGGAGTCAGGTGCCCCCAGCTGGGCAGCCTGGAGCATCCCAAGTGTGCGCAGCGGCTGGATCCAGGGCCTGTGCTCCCTGGCACACCACCCCAGCGCCCTGTACTTCCTGGCTGACAGTG GTGCTGTGGACACGCTCTTCTCCTTGCAGGGAGACCCCAGCCTGTTCGTCGCCTCAGCAGCCAGCCAGCTCCTAGTACACATCCTAGCTCTGTCCATGCAAGGTGGAGCCCCAGGGTCCCCCGTCCCTGAAGCTGCTGCTTGGCCTATGTGTGCCCAGAAGATTGTGAACCATGTGGATGAGTCCCTGCATGCCAAAGCCACCCCCCAGGTCACACAGGCCTTGAATGTCCTGACTACGACCTTCGGGCGCTGCCATAACCCCTGGACAGGGGTCCTCTGGGAGCGGCTAAGTCCCCCTGTTGCCCGCCTGTTTGAGAGAGACCCCATTCCAGCCGTGCACGCGCTCATGGACCTTCTTCTTCGTGTGGCCAG gtCGCCTGTGTTGAATTTTGCAGCCTGTGGCCTGTGGGAGATGCTGGCCCAGACTCTGAGCCGCCTGAGTCCCACGCAAGCTGGGCCTCTAGCCCTGGGGACCCTGAAACTTCAGCACTG TCCCCAGGAACTGAGGACCCAGGCCTTTGGAGTCCTCCTACAGCCACTGGCCTGTATCCTGAAAGCTACCACTCAGGCCCCTGGACCTCCAG GCTTGCTGGACGGGACTGTGGGTAGCTTGCTGACTGTGGATACACTCTTGTCTTCAAAGTCAGCCTGTGTGGGACTCCTTTGCCAGACTCTGGCTCACCTGGAGGAGCTGCAGATGCTG CCCCAGTGCCCCTCACCCTGGCCACAGGTGCATCTGCTGCAAGCTGCTGTGACTATATTGCATCTCTGTGATGGCTCAGCGGACCCCAGCTCCAGTGCGGGAGGCCGTCTCTGTGGGACTCTGGGTGGCTGTGTTCGTGTCCAGCGAGCAGCCCTTGACTTCTTggggaccctgtctcaggggacaA GCCCCCTGGAGTTGGTTCTGGAGGTATTTGCTGTTCTCCTGAAGACCCTGGAGAGCCCGGAATCCAGCCCCATG GTCCTAAAGAAGGCCTTCCAGGCCACACTCAGATGgctccagaacccacacaagACCCCCAGCAGCTCTGATCTCAGCTCCGATGCCCTGCTGTTTCTCGGAG AGCTATTCCCCATACTACAGAAGCGCCTGTGCAGCCCATGTTGGGAGGTGAGGGACTCCACCTTGGAGTTCCTGACGCATCTGATCCGACACTGGGGAG ggcagGCTGACTTCAGAGAGGCACTGCGTTCCTCAGAAGTACCCACACTTGCCCTCCAGCTTCTCCAAGACCCAGAGAGTTACGTCCGAGCAAGTGCCGTGGGTGCCGCTGGACAGCTCTCCAGCCAGGGTCTGCAGGCCGCTCCCGCCAGCCCCGAGAGCCCGCAGGCCCAGCAG GGACTACTCATGGACCTTATGCATATCCTGTCCGCTGACTCAGAGGGCTTCCCTCGAAGGGCTGTGTTACGGGTCTTCACGGACTGGCTGAGGGATGGCCACACTGACGTGGTTCGAGACACGGAGTGGTTCGTGGCCACTGTTCTCCAGGCAGTGAGCCGGGATCTGGACTGGGAGGTCCGAGTGCAGGGTTTGGAGCTGGCACGGGTGTTCCTCACCCAGGCACTGGGCCAGCCCAGCCTCCACTGTCCCTATACAGTGGGCCTGCCCAGGGCCTCCTCTCCCCGCCCACACCTGGAATTCTTGCAGACTCTCTGCCGTCTGCCCCTCTTTGAGTTTGCCTTTTGTGCCTTGCTTGACTGTGACCGACCGGTGGCCCAAAAGGCCTGTGACCTGCTCCTCTTCTTGAGGGACAAGACAGTTCTCTGCAGTagccctcgggaggcaggggACAGCCCCAACTCAGCCTCAGTGGAGGCTGCCCTGCAGAGGTGGCGGGAAGGAGAGCAGGCCCAGCCCCTAGGGGACCTGGATCCTGAGGCCATGCTAGCCATCCTCAGGGCCTTAGACCTGGAGGGCCTGCAGGGCAGGCTGGCCAAGAGCAGCGACCATGTGGAGAAGAGTCCACAGTCCCTGCTGCAGGACATGCTGGCCACGGTGGGTGTGTTGGAGGAGAACGAAGCTGACTGCTACTAA